CTGGTTATTTTTGGTGTCGCAATCCATGTATTGGTTCTTTTAGGCCTCATTTTTATTATGTTTTTTCCACCAATAACAGAAAAAATAGCCAATCTCGTATTAGCACCTTTTCACTGGTTCCTTTCCGAAAAACAAACAGCTGGTATTGCAAAGAAACTAGACCAGCGAATTCTGGAATTTCATGTCGTATCTAACAAGCTGGCTAAAAACCCAAAGAAATTGATTGCTGCTTCGTTACTGACTTTGCTGCAGCTTTTTATATATTACGCAATCCCTTATTTCATTTTATTAGCCGTTGGTGCCCATAATGCTGATTTTATTTTCATTGTGGCACTTAATGTTATCCTAACCTTGGCGATATCGATTTTTCCGGTTCCAGGTGGTAGCGGTGGAGCTGAAATTGGCTTCTCATTACTGTTCTCGAGTTTTCTGGCCAACCATACAGTCACGATTTTTGCGATGCTGATTTGGCGAATTCTGACCTACTATTTCGGTATTTTTGCTGGACTGATAGCGTATAATTTAGTACCGAGTCATTACGATGGAAAAAATAATGTCAAAAACTGAATCCGAAATTCTACCAATTATCAGCCGTTTAGAAGCAATGGTTAAGGACGAAAGCAAACGTATCCAGGTTCGAAATTTTGACTTATACGGACTAAACTTGGCGCGAGTAACTTTTGATCACGAGACTCGAATATTTACTTTGAAGGAGTTTCGCGGTAATCAACTTTTTGAATTTGATAATATTGATTTAGCTGCAATTGATATTTATGAGACACTTCGTGATTTGAAATTAACTTTTTAATGATTAGACAGTTACTGATTAAAACTAAATATTTTTTTTCTAAGCGCCAAATTAGGCCATTAGTTGCCTTTTTTTTGATCAATCTTTTTTTTATTGAACTCAAGACTGTGATTGAGTATTTTATTAGTTTCAACTTAGGCATCACAGGTACGATGCAACTATTGATTGCTTTGCTTAACCCGCTCCCGACCGCAATTATTCTGCTCAGCCTGGCTTTATATTTTCGTGGTTATCTTGCCTATTGGATTATGATCGTCATGAATTTCATTCAGACGATTTGGCTGTTTGCCAATATGCTGTATTACCGGGAATTCAGCGATTTTCTTTCGTTGTCAATCATGTCATCTGGGTCATCGGTTGGCGAAAATTTAAGTAAATCCATTGCAGGGATTGTCCATCTTAGTGATTTCTTGGTTTTCTTAGATATTTTGGTATTAATTCTACTGCTTCTTTTTCGCCAGATCACCTCTGACAAAAAAGGTTTACGCAGACGGTTTGCCGTTTTAACTTCGACACTTGGTTTGGTTTTGGTGTTTTTGGTTTTTGGTCTCGCCAGTGCCAATCGATCAGGCCTTCTGACACGTTCTTTTGACAATAATTATATTGTGAAGTATTTGGGCTTGAATGAGTATGCAGCGTTTAATGCTGTTCAGACTCATAACCAGGCAGTTAGCAGGGATAAAGCTAACGCATCAGAACTAAAACCGATTGCCAAATGGATTCAAAAACATCGAGCACCAGTCAATGTTAAATATTTTGGCATTGATAAGGGCCGTAATGTCATTGTTTTCCATCTTGAATCTTTCCAGCAGTTTTTAATTGACTATCGTGTGAATGGCCGGGAAGTAACACCTAATTTGAATAAATTTTTTCATGATCAGCACACACTTTCGTTTGATAATTTTTATAATCAGGTCGGTCAAGGGAAGACTTCCGACGCTGAAACGATGCTTGACAATTCGCTCTTTGGCTTGCCCTCAGGCTCAGCTATGGTGAAGTACGGCACTAGCAATGTCTTTCAAGCAGCACCAGCGATTTTAAATCAAATGGGTTATACAACGGCAGCTTTTCATGGCGATGTACCGACCTTTTGGAATCGAAATAATACATATAAATCTTGGGGATACAATTATTTTTTCAGTAAGCAATTTTACCCGCAATCGACGAAATCTCAGAATAACGTTGGATACGGCATGCTGGATAAAATATTTTTACGCGATTCAGCTAGGTATATTCAACAGCTGCCACAACCTTTCTATGCAAAGATCATTACAGTTACTAATCATTATCCTTATGAGACCAATAAAGAAATTGCCAGCCAATTTCCTGCAACAACTACAGGAGACAGGACTGTAGACCATTATGTACAAACGGCTCATTATCTAGACTCTGCTTTTGGCGAATTTATGAATTGGATGAAGGCAACGGGTTTATACAATAATAGTCTCATTTATGTGTATGGGGACCACTATGGCATCTCAGAAAACCATCAGCCCGCTATTGGACAGCTTCTTCAAAAAGATCGGATTACAAATTACGATCTAGCACAGTTCCAAAAGGTTCCCTTTATGATTCATGCTAACAATTTAGCTGGCGGGATCAATCACACGTATGGCGGTGAAATTGATGTATTGCCTACATTATTTGATCTCCTCGGTGTTCCAAATGATGGCACCATTCAATTCGGGGATGACCTGTTGTCTGACCAAAATCGGCAAATTGTCAGTTTTAGAAACGGTGATTTCGTCACTCCAACAATTATTAAGATGAATGGCAGCTATTGGCAGACCGATAATGGGCGAGCTATTAGTTACAAGAACGCATCGAAAAAAACCAAACGCTTCATTGACCAGACTCAAAATTTTGTAGACCAGCAGTTGGCATATTCTGATCAAGTCGTTTCTGGTGACTTATTACGTTTCGACAAGCGCAATAATTTCAAAAAAGTTGATAAAAAAAACTATGACTATACGCTTGGGCCTAGTTTAGCATCCTTAAAACAAGCACAGATCAGCAATCCCAGTTCATTACGTACTAAAAATGGCGGAAAATCGCTTTTGAAATTATATAAGAGTTCAGAAGTGATGCTTTGGTCTCCTTCCAAAATCAAGAAATATCTTCAAAGATTAGCAGCAGAAAAAACGGCATCGCAGGGAAGCAACGCCGATAGCAGTTCTTCAGCTTCAGTTCAGCCTGCCTCATCCAGCAGCAGTTCCTCTGCCCCTACCAAATAACACCCTTTCTATCCCCGTTTTTCAGCCTTTTGACTCGCTGAAAAGCGGGTTTTTTATTTTTTTGAAGAATTCCCTTGACCTTCGCGTGCAGGGGTTGTAAGATATTTAAGTCAGCTCGGGAGTGAGCGTTTGGCTGCTTGAAACGATCAAGATTGATTGAAAAAAAGCTTGACATTCGTTTGATTCTCTGGCATGATATAAAAGTTGCTTTTGTAAGTGACGCAGCACTTTGAAAACTGAACAGAACAAAGACAAACAAATTGTGTAGGGTTTTGTTCTTACTATGTAAGAACAAACAAAATTAATTAATTTGCGAAGTCAATTCGTAAGTAACAACAATAAATTATTTAACGTTTGGTAAAACAAACAGTCAGTAATTCATGTGAACGCTAAGTTCAAACTTTTAAAATGAGAGTTTGATCCTGGCTCAGGATGAACGCTGGCGGCGTGCCTAATACATGCAAGTCGTACGCTAGCCGTTAACCTGATCTCTTCGGAGTGACGGCTGACAATGACTAGAGTGGCGAACGGGTGAGTAACACGTAAGAAACCTGCCCTTTAGTGGGGGATAACATTTGGAAACAGATGCTAATACCGCGTAACAACTTTGAACTCATGTTCTTAGTTTAAAAGGTCCTTTTGGATCGCTAAAGGATGGTCTTGCGGCGTATTAGCTAGTTGGTAGGGTAATGGCCTACCAAGGCCATGATGCGTAGCCGAGTTGAGAGACTGGCCGGCCACATTGGGACTGAGACACTGCCCAAACTCCTACGGGAGGCTGCAGTAGGGAATTTTCCGCAATGCACGAAAGTGTGACGGAGCGACGCCGCGTGTGTGATGAAGGCTTTCGGGTCGTAAAGCACTGTTGTAAGGGAAGAATGACCGGATTCAGAGAAAGTTTCCGGCTTGACGGTACCTTACCAGAAAGGGATGGCTAAATACGTGCCAGCAGCCGCGGTAATACGTATGTCCCGAGCGTTATCCGGATTTATTGGGCGTAAAGCGAGCGCAGACGGTTGATTAAGTCTGATGTGAAATCCCGGAGCCTAACTCCGGAACTGCATTGGAAACTGGTTTACTTGAGTGCGATAGAGGCAAGTGGAACTCCATGTGTAGCGGTGAAATGCGTAGATATGTGGAAGAACACCAGTGGCGAAGGCGGCTTGCTAGATCGTAACTGACGTTGAGGCTCGAAAGTATGGGTAGCAAACGGGATTAGATACCCCGGTAGTCCATACCGTAAACGATGGGTGCTAGTTGTTAAGAGGTTTCCGCCTCCTAGTGACGTAGCTAACGCATTAAGCACCCCGCCTGAGGAGTACGGCCGCAAGGCTAAAACTTAAAGGAATTGACGGGGACCCGCACAAGCGGTGGAGCATGTGGTTTAATTCGAAGATACGCGAAAAACCTTACCAGGCCTTGACATACCAGTGACCGCTTTTGTAATGAAAGCTTTTCTTCGGAACATTGGATACAGGTGGTGCATGGTCGTCGTCAGCTCGTGTCGTGAGATGTTGGGTTAAGTCCCGCAACGAGCGCAACCCTTGTTATTAGTTGCCAGCATTCAGTTGGGCACTCTAATGAGACTGCCGGTGATAAACCGGAGGAAGGTGGGGACGACGTCAGATCATCATGCCCCTTATGGCCTGGGCAACACACGTGCTACAATGGGAAGTACAACGAGTTGCGAACCGGTGACGGCAAGCTAATCTCTTAAAACTTCTCTCAGTTCGGACTGGAGTCTGCAACTCGACTCCACGAAGGCGGAATCGCTAGTAATCGCGAATCAGCATGTCGCGGTGAATACGTTCCCGGGTCTTGTACACACCGCCCGTCAAATCATGGGAGTCGGAAGTACCCAAAGTCGCTTGGCTAACTTTTAGAGGCCGGTGCCTAAGGTAAGATCGATGACTGGGATTAAGTCGTAACAAGGTAGCCGTAGGAGAACCTGCGGCTGGATCACCTCCTTTCTAAGGATAATCGGAAACTACACTGATTTAGATATCAGATTTATTTGTTTGAGTTCTGTTCGGTTTTCAGAGCGCCGCCCTGAAACTAAGCAACTGGGGAATTAGCTCAGCTGGGAGAGCACCTGCTTTGCAAGCAGGGGGTCATCGGTTCGAACCCGATATTCTCCATTGGCGGCTTTAGCCGTCAATTGTACATTGATAACTGAATAGTAATTTAATTTCTTGTTAATTAAAATCCTCGTGTCTATCGACATCGACACGAGGTAAATTGAACCGAGAAATTCACTTCGATAAAAATGTCATTTTTAAAATGACCGCTAATAAAATCTGGAGACAGATCTCATAATTTTTATTGGTTAATCGCGAATCGAAAGATTCCAGGTTAAGTTAATAAGGGCGCATGGTGGATACCTTGGCACTAGAAGGCGATGAAGGACGTGACTAACTACGATATGCCTCGGTTAGCTGTAAGTAAGCTTACCCGAGGATTTCCGAATGGGGCAACCTGGTCTTAATGATCATCATTTAACTGAATTCATAGGTTATTTGAAGCAAAACGCTGTGAACTGAAACATCTCATTAGCAGCAGGAAAATAAAGAAATTTCGATTCCGTCAGTAGCGGCGAGCGAACGCGGAAGAGCCCAAACCTGGATGCTTGCATCCAGGGGTTGTAGGACTGATGTTGAGTTACAAAGGCTGCAGATAGCCGAAGCAGTTGGGAAACTGCACCATAGCAGGTGATAGTCCTGTAGGCGAAATCTGTAGCTCTCTAATCAGGATCCTGAGTACGGCCCAGCACGTGAAATTGGGTCGGAATCTGGGAGGACCATCTCCCAAGGCTAAATACTAACTAGTGACCGATAGTGGACAAGTACCGTGAGGGAAAGGTGAAAAGAACCCCGGAAGGGGAGTGAAATAGTTCTTGAAACCGTGTGCTTACAAGAAGTTCGAGGCCGTTAATGGCTGAGAGCGTKCTKTTTGTAGAATGAACCGGAGAGKTACGATTGCGTGCAAGGTTAAGGTGCAAAGACCGGAGCCGTAGCGAAAGCGAGTCTGAATAGGGCGAATCAGTACGTAGTTGTAGACCCGAAACCGAGTGACCTATCCATGGTCAGGTTGAAGGTGGGGTAATACCTACTGGAGGACCGAACGAGTGGGTGTTAAAAAACCCTTCGATGAACTGTGGATAGCGGTGAAATTCCAATCGAACTCGGAGATAGCTGGTTCTATCCGAAATACATTTAGGTGTAGCCTTGCAATGAGCTTACTGGAGGTAGAGCACTATTTGGTCTAGGGGCCCTTCAAGGGTTACCAAAATCAGATAAACTCCGAATGCCAGATAAGTATGTGCAGGAGTCAGACGGTGAGTGATAAGATCCATCGTCAAAAGGGGAACAGCCCAGATCACCAGTTAAGGTCCCTAAATATATGCTAAGTGGAAAACGTTGTGAAGGTGCATAGACAACTAGGAGGTTGGCTCAGAAGCAGCCACCCTTTAAAGAGTGCGTAATAGCTCACTAGTCGAGTGCTCTTGCGCGGATAATGTACCGGGGCTAAGCATATTACCGAAACTGTGGATGCGTAAGCATGGTAGGATAGCGTAGTTAAGGCGATGAAGCATGATCGTGAGGACATGTGGAGCGTTAACTAGTGAGAATTCCGGTATGAGTAGCGAAAGATAGGTGAGAATCCTATCCACCGAATGAGTAAGGTTTCCCCCGGAAGGCTCGTCCGCGGGGGGTTAGTCGGGACCTAAGGCGAGGCTGAAAAGCGTAGTCGATGGCCAACAGGTTGATATTCCTGTACCAATATTGAATTGCCGAAGGAAGGACGCAGAAGGATAACACAGGCCACGATTGGATTGTGGTTTTAAGCAGTTAGTCTGTATGAGAGTCAAATGCTTTTGTACTGAGGATAAGCTGTGAAGGTACCAAGTTTACTTGGAAATTGTGTGAGTTCACGCTGCTGAAAAAAGTTTCGTAGGAAGAAAATATTGCCCGTACCGCAAACCGACACAGGTACTCGAGTGGAGAACACTAAGGTGAGCGAGTGAACTATTGTTAAGGAACTCTGCAAAATGAGTCCGTAACTTCGGAAGAAGGACTGCTGATTTTATATCAGCCGCAGCGAATAGGCCCAAACAACTGTTTATCAAAAACACAGGTTTCTGCAAAATCGTAAGATGAAGTATAGGGGCTGACACCTGCCCAGTGCTGGAAGGTTAAAAGGAGGACTTAGCTTCGGCGAAGGTCTGAATTGAAGCCCCAGTGAACGGCGGCCGTAACTATAACGGTCCTAAGGTAGCGAAATTCCTTGTCGGGTAAGTTCCGACCCGCATGAAAGGTGTAATGATTTGGGCGCTGTCTCAACAATAGACTCGGTGAAATTTAAATTCCAGTGAAGATGCTGGGTACCCGCGACAGGACGGAAAGACCCCGTGGAGCTTTACTGTAGCTTGATATTGAATGTTTGTGCTGCATGTGCAGGATAGGTAGGAGACTTTGACGTCGGAACGCTAGTTTCGATTGAGTCACCCTTGAGATACTACCCTTGTTGTATGAACGTTCTAACTCTGATCAGTTATCCTGATCGAAGACAGTGTCTGGCAGGCAGTTTGACTGGGGCGGTCGCCTCCTAAAAGATAACGGAGGCGCTCAAAGGTTTGCTCAGAATGGTTGGAAATCATTCGTAGCGTGTAAAGGCATAAGCAAGCTTGACTGTGAGACTGACAAGTCGAGCAGGTACGAAAGTAGGACTTAGTGATCCGGTGGTTCCGTATGGAAGGGCCATCGCTCAACGGACAAAAGCTACCCCGGGGATAACAGGCTCATCTCCCCCAAGAGTCCACATCGACGGGGAGGTTTGGCACCTCGATGTCGGCTCATCGCATCCTGGGGCTGTAGTCGGTCCCAAGGGTTGGGCTGTTCGCCCATTAAAGCGGTACGCGAGCTGGGTTCAGAACGTCGTGAGACAGTTCGGTCCCTATCCGTCGTGGGCGCAGGAAATTTGAGAGGATCTGTCCTTAGTACGAGAGGACCGGGATGGACATACCTCTGGTGTACCAGTTGTTCTGCCAAGAGCACTGCTGGGTAGCTACGTATGGATTAGATAATCGCTGAAAGCATCTAAGTGAGAAACTAACCTCGAGATGAGATTTCCCATTCTTTGAAGTAAGACCCCTGAGAGACGATCAGGTAGATAGGCTAGAAGTGGAAGTGCAGCGATGTGCGGAGCGGACTAGTACTAATAGGTCGAGGACTTAACCAAGTAAGTGGTTTGGTTCAATTGCTTTTTTAACAGAGATAAATTACTATTCGGTTATCAGTGCGCAAGTACTGAGTGTCGTGTTGATTCCGGCAAGGCCACACCTGTTCCCATTCCGAACACAGTCGTTAAGCTTGCCAGGGCCCAAAGTAGTTACAGGAACGCCTGTTGCAAGATTAGGTCGATGCGATGCCAAAGCACCCGAGAGGGTGTTTTTTTGTGTCTGCTTTTGCCTTTTTTCCCGCCTCCTTGTCAGCAAGGCTGACAAAAGAGGAGAAATTTTCATTTAATCTATCTTTTGTATAGTTATTGCTGTGCATGGGTTTTATTGCTTTAAAATGAACTAAATTTTTTTGCAATTTTGTCCGCCCGAGGAGGCGCTGCAATGGAGAAAATTTCTAATATTTTTAAAGAATTCGCTTTTAAGGATTCTCAATTAACACTATTGGCTGGGCCTTGTGCGATTGAGTCCTATGAAACTTGTGCCGAAGTGGCAGATACACTTAAAGAAGTGTGCGAACGATTACATATTAACTATGTTTTTAAATCATCTTTTGATAAAGCAAATCGTAGTTCTGTAGAATCGGACCGAGGTCAAGGATTGGAAAGAGGCTTAGCTATTTTAAGTCGGATCAAGCATGATTATCATGTTCCAATTGTGACTGATGTTCACGAGTCGTATCAATGCGAGCCTGTTAGCCAAGTTGCTGATGTTCTTCAGATTCCTGCTTTCCTTAGTAGACAGACCGACTTGTTAGTTGCAGCTGCGAAAACTGGTAAAGTGGTCAATATCAAGAAGGGCCAGTTCATGGCGCCTGAGGATTTGATCCCAGCTACACGGAAAATTACAGATTACACGTCCAAGATTCTATTGACAGAACGTGGCAGTAGTTTTGGTTATCATCGTCTCATTGTTGATATGACTGGATTAATCGAAATGAGAAAAGCTGGATTTCCTATTATTTTTGATGCGACGCATTCCGTTCAGGTTCCTGGTGGGTATGGCGGCCATTCAGGTGGCAACAGAGATTATGCGTTTCCCTTGATGCGGGCAGCCTTAGAAATTGGTGTGGCTGGTATTTTTGCAGAAGTGCATCCAAACCCGCCCGAAGCTATTTCTGATGCTGATAATCAAATTTACTTGAGTAAGATCACACCCATTTTAGAAAATGCCAATCATATTTTTCAAGAACATCGCAAGGATGCCGAGGAGATGGCTGCTAATGGCTTATTATGAGATTGCGCGAGAGGTGTTTTCCCAGGAATCTGAGGAATTGGCAAAAGTAGCTGATCGTTTGGACGAAAAATTTGATCAATTAGTTAATTTAGTTGGTCGAACCAGTGGCCGCATCGTTTTCGTTGGAATTGGCAAGTCCCAAATCATTGCTGAGAAAATTTCAGCATCTCTATCATCTGTCTCTATTCATAGTTTTACGGTGGACGCAGGCACAGCTTATCATGGTGATTTGGGGCGAATTTCGTCTGATGATTTATTGATTTTCGTTTCCAATAGCGGAGAAACACAAGAAGTGCTTCAGACTTTGTTTTCTTTGCAATTAATCTTTCCGGAAGGCTTAAAGACTGTTTCTCTGACTGGCAATTTGAAGTCGACTTTAGCAACCAATACAGACCTTTCTTTTGATGTTGGCGTTGCTAAAGAGGCTGATACGACGGGACTTGCACCAACATCTTCGACTACAGCTACATTGGTCTTTGGTGACGCTTTACTGGTGGCTTTGGAAAATCGCCAGGATTTTACCCGCAATAAATTTGCGTTATACCATCCGGGTGGCACGATTGGCCGCTTATTATTGCAGCGGGTAAAGCAGGCAATGCATAGCAAAGTACCATATGTTGATGAAGATACGCCGATCAATGAAGTTATTTATCAAATTAGTGATTTTGGTATCGGGATGACTTTGGTTAAGGACAAAATCACTGGGAAGGCGATTGGTATTGTGACTGATGGCGACATTCGAAAAAAATTTCTTTCCATTAATTCGGTTAAAAAGTCCGTGGCTTCTGACTATATGACGAAAGGTTTTATAAGCATTAATCAGGATAAGCGTAATAAAGCTGCCTGGCAGTTAATGGCGAATTATGGTATTTCCAACTTAGTTGTTGTCGATGATGATGAAAATGTGGTCGGTGTCGCGACGGTTCATGATGTTCTATAAATTAAAAACAGCCATATCTTTGAAGAGGTTTGCGCGATTAAAAGTGGGCTCATGCTATAACTAATGTGTATGGATGAATCTGGTTTTTGGTATAGTAGCATTAAAATAATTGGATCGGTGGGGTTTAAGCATGGATTTAACGTTGCGGCAACGAGAAATTGTGAGGATGCTAAAAGAACGCAGCCCATTAACTGGCGAAAAAATCGCTGAAGATTTGAAACTTAGCCTACCGACAATCCGCCCGGACTTACGTTTTTTGACAGGTATCAATTTGTTGACAGCGCGGCCCAAGGTTGGATATACCTATCAGGGTGGTCAATTGATAAATCTTGATTATGAGCATCTGTATGACGAAACAATTGCAGCGATTTTATTGCCGACGACCGAGATCAAGGCTGATGATACTTTGCAGGACGCTGTTGGCCAGCTATTTTTAAATGATGTCGGATCGCTTTATGTTCTGGATGACCAGGAAAACCTAGTTGGCCTGATTTCCCGTAAAGATTTGCTGCGTGCCAGCCTAAATAATAGTCATGTTCAATCTATGACGGCAAGTATGGTTATGACAAGGATGCCTAATTTGATTACCGCCACGGCAGATATGTCGATTCTTGAAGCTGGGCGTCTGCTGTTGCGCCACCAAGTTGATTCGTTGCCTGTGGTGGACAAACAAGCACCAAGGCACGTGATTGGCAAGATTACAAAAAACCGTATTTTTCAGCATTTTATTGAATCGGCGCTGGAAAATTCCTAATTAGCAAAAATACCGCATAAAAGTGCGGTTTTATTTTAAATATCTTTGTAAGCGCTTGCAATTTGATTGAATATATTATAAATTATATATCGAACAAATAAGACGTATTATTTGTTCCGAAAGGGTGCATATATGACCAAACAAATATATAACTTTTCAGAAGGCAGCAGCCAAATGTCTAATCTGTTGGGTGGAAAAGGTGCAAATCTCGCTGAAATGACACGGATGGGACTTCCTGTACCACACGGCTTTACGATTACGACTGAAGCTTGCCATGAGTATCAGCTGCGGCATAATCTCAGTGCTGAACTGTTGCAGGAATTAGACCAAGCTTTAGACAGCCTGAGCACAGTTACGGGCAAAAAATTTGGTGCAGCCAAAGACCCGCTGCTCGTGTCAGTTCGATCTGGTGCTGCCATTTCCATGCCCGGCATGATGGACACGATTTTGAATATTGGCCTCAATGACGAGAGCGTTAGCATACTGGCTCGATTAACTGGCAATGAAAGATTTGCCTACGATAGCTATCGTCGTTTGCTTGCCATGTTTGGCAACGTAGTTTTTGGTCTGCCGGAAACAGCTTTCGATCAAATTCTGACAGATATCAAGAAAGCTAAGAACTATGATTCCGATTTGGATCTGACCATTGATGATCTTAAAGAAATCGTGAGTCGTTTTAAGGAAATCTATGCTGATTCCGACCAAGGGGAATTCCCTCAAGATCCCAAAGAACAGCTTTTGGCAGCGGTTAATGCAGTTTTTGATTCCTGGAACAACCATCGTGCCCAAATTTATCGTCAAGAGAACCATATTTCAGAGGCGTTAGGGACAGCAGTCAATATCCAGGAAATGGTTTTTGGCAATTTTGGGCAGGATTCCGGAACGGGTGTCGCCTTTACGCGTAACCCATCGACTGGGGAGGCTGGTTTATTTGGTGAATATTTAATCAATGCGCAGGGCGAGGATGTTGTTGCAGGCATTCGAACGCCACAGCCTGTGAGTGTACTACAGGTATCGATGCCGGTTTTATATGCACAGCTCCTGGATACGGCTAAAAAAATCGAGGCACATTACCGAGATATGCAGGATATGGAATTTACGATTGAACAAGGCAAAATGTATCTGCTCCAGACGCGAAGCGGGAAACGTACGCCGACAGCCGCGGTTAGAATTGCTGTTGATATGGCTCAGGAAGGCTTATTGACAAAAGAGGACGCCATTTTAAGCGTTGAGGCCGAATCAATTGCCAAGATGCTGCATCCGGAGTTTGACCCGGAGGATCTAAAAAAACACCAAGTACTCGCAAGCGGTTTGCCAGCTTCACCTGGTGCAGCTACTGGACAGGTCTATTTCACCTCTGCAGATGCAAAAAAAGCCAGTGATCAGGGTATTAAAGTCGTTTTGGTACGCTCGGATACATCACCGGAGGATATTGAGGGAATGATAGCCAGCCAGGCAATTGTGACATCTCGCGGTGGCATGACCTCACATGCAGCAGTTGTTGCACGCGGCATGGCTTCGACAGGCGTTGTCGGGGCACACGACTTAGAGGTTGATTATGATAGCAAGACAGCTAGCGTCAAAGGCCAAATGATTCATGAAGGTGATTGGATTTCGGTCGACGGCAGCAGTGGTAACTTATATCTTGGACAGATTAAAAGCCGCGATGCTGTGATCCGAGGTGAATTATCTCAGCTTCTCGATTGGGCCAAACAGACAGCTCGAATGGGTGTTTATACGAATGCAGATACACCAAAAGATTTCCAAAAAGCACTTGATTTTGGTGCTGATGGCATTGGATTGACTCGTACGGAGCATATGTTTTTCAAGTCCGAACGCCTGCTGCAGATGCGCCGCTTGATTTTAGCGGAGAACAAAATTGACCGCCAAGATCCTTTATTAAAACTTCTAGCTATGCAGCAAGGCGATTTTTACGAAATTTACCGATTGGCGGCCGGAAAAGAAGTCACAATCAGATTACTGGATCCGCCTTTGCATGAATTTTTGCCGCATGACGAAAAAGAAATTGCGGCTGTTTCTCAGCAAACTGGTCTTTCCGTCGAGAAACTGCGCGCCCGCATTGAATCATTAAAGGAGTCCAATCCGATGCTGGGGCATCGAGGCGATCGCTTAGCCGTGACTTTCCCAGATATTTACGAAATGCAGGTCCAGGCGATTATGAACGCTGTCCTGCGTTTGCATGACCAGGGGATTGAAGTGACGCCGCATATCATGATTCCGTTGACGAATTCTAAAGCTGAGATGGGTTGGGTACGCCGCTTAGTGGTTAACAAAATTGAGGAAACAATGGTGAAACATAAATTGTCGATGGCTTATACTGTCGGGACGATGATCGAGACACCACGCGCCTGTGTGGTTGCTGAC
The Oenococcus kitaharae DSM 17330 DNA segment above includes these coding regions:
- the ppdK gene encoding pyruvate, phosphate dikinase, whose translation is MTKQIYNFSEGSSQMSNLLGGKGANLAEMTRMGLPVPHGFTITTEACHEYQLRHNLSAELLQELDQALDSLSTVTGKKFGAAKDPLLVSVRSGAAISMPGMMDTILNIGLNDESVSILARLTGNERFAYDSYRRLLAMFGNVVFGLPETAFDQILTDIKKAKNYDSDLDLTIDDLKEIVSRFKEIYADSDQGEFPQDPKEQLLAAVNAVFDSWNNHRAQIYRQENHISEALGTAVNIQEMVFGNFGQDSGTGVAFTRNPSTGEAGLFGEYLINAQGEDVVAGIRTPQPVSVLQVSMPVLYAQLLDTAKKIEAHYRDMQDMEFTIEQGKMYLLQTRSGKRTPTAAVRIAVDMAQEGLLTKEDAILSVEAESIAKMLHPEFDPEDLKKHQVLASGLPASPGAATGQVYFTSADAKKASDQGIKVVLVRSDTSPEDIEGMIASQAIVTSRGGMTSHAAVVARGMASTGVVGAHDLEVDYDSKTASVKGQMIHEGDWISVDGSSGNLYLGQIKSRDAVIRGELSQLLDWAKQTARMGVYTNADTPKDFQKALDFGADGIGLTRTEHMFFKSERLLQMRRLILAENKIDRQDPLLKLLAMQQGDFYEIYRLAAGKEVTIRLLDPPLHEFLPHDEKEIAAVSQQTGLSVEKLRARIESLKESNPMLGHRGDRLAVTFPDIYEMQVQAIMNAVLRLHDQGIEVTPHIMIPLTNSKAEMGWVRRLVVNKIEETMVKHKLSMAYTVGTMIETPRACVVADEIAEVSDFFSFGTNDLTQLALAFSRDDVASFMPDYLKKGILPADPFQTVDTQGVGQLMKIAIDKGRRTKPNLDIGVCGEVGGDAASIDFFEKIGVSYVSCSPYRVPVARMAAAQAHIRNRVQEIDLV